The Nicotiana tomentosiformis chromosome 9, ASM39032v3, whole genome shotgun sequence genome contains the following window.
CATGATTCCATTTTTTCACCACCCCACAAATCACAATAGTGAATCTTATCAAGATTTAGGTTCTTGTCACTTTATTCTCATGTCGTCATTTCTAACCTACAAAACTAGAGCGTGAGGGTCCATCTTTTTTCCATGCAACAAAAAACGTTGCCATTTGCCTAGGTATCTGATTCgaactcctcctcctcttctttcttcttcttctacttatTCTTTGTCTCAACTACAGTAATGGCAGGAAACGGCATTAAAAAACTTCGGAAACTGCCTCACGTGTTTGGCAAGGTTCTTGAATTGCCGTTTCGGTCCGATGCGGATGTGGAGGTGGAAGAAAACCCAGAATTCTTCCGTTTCCTGACCGAAATCGGCGTGCACGGTGATGTCAACAGCACCATTGACATTAGTAACGTGAGAGCTGAGGCAGTGGAGATACATCCTGGAATGACGAAGATTGTGGTGAGAAATGGAGCCAAAGGTGGCAAAGCGGAGTTGTTGTTGGAACAACTGAAGGTGGACACGTGGAGGTATAGGTTGCCTGCGTCGGCGAAACCGGAGCTGGCTACGGCGGCGTTTGTGGACGGAGAGTTAATCGTGACGGTACCAAAGGGTGATAATGGTCGTAGAGGATTCGGCGGAAGGGACAACGTTTTGGTACGCAGGCTTCTTGTTGTGTAGCAGTGAGAGCAAAGTTCTGATCCGTCCGTTCCATTTTTGTATGCATTTTAATTTAACTATGCATGAAATTTAAGAAGAGGGCTCAGAAGTAACCGTAACATTATTTTCATATGATTTAGAGGTTACGAGCCCTATGAAATTAACCTATATGAATACAGAATAATTTATGTACCCATGTACGAAATTTAAGAATGCAAGAAAACTTTTCTTGATGTTGTGTGGTATATTGACTACATGATT
Protein-coding sequences here:
- the LOC104110990 gene encoding uncharacterized protein, with the translated sequence MAGNGIKKLRKLPHVFGKVLELPFRSDADVEVEENPEFFRFLTEIGVHGDVNSTIDISNVRAEAVEIHPGMTKIVVRNGAKGGKAELLLEQLKVDTWRYRLPASAKPELATAAFVDGELIVTVPKGDNGRRGFGGRDNVLVRRLLVV